One region of Macadamia integrifolia cultivar HAES 741 chromosome 11, SCU_Mint_v3, whole genome shotgun sequence genomic DNA includes:
- the LOC122094379 gene encoding protein MOR1 isoform X2, with amino-acid sequence MSEDEKLLKEAKKLPWEDRLLHKNWKVRNDANIDLAGLCDSFTDPKDPRLREFGHFFKKTVADSNAPVQEKALDALIAFLRAADADAGRFAKEICDAIIAKCLTGRPKTVEKAQMVFMLWVELEATEVFLDTMEKAIKNKVPKAVVPAIDVMFQALSEFGAKVVPPKRILKMLPELFDHQDQNVRASSKGLTLELCRWIGKDPVKSILFEKMRDTMKKELDAELVNVTGAAKPTRKIRSEQDKELEPEVASEVVGPGPSEESAADVPQEIDEYELVDPVDILTPLEKSGFWDGVKATKWIERKEAVAELTKLASTKRIAPGDFTEVCRTLKKLIIDVNIAVAVEAIQAVGNLARGLRTHFSGSSRFLLPVLLEKLKEKKPTLADALTQTLQAMHKAGCLTLVDVVEDVRTAVKNKVPLVRSLTLNWVTFCIETSNKAVVLKLHKDYVPLCMECLNDGTPEVRDASFSALAAIAKLVGMRPLEKSLEKLDEVRKKKLADMIGSSGGGGGGLPSTGSAAAASISSGSISSSMAIESSFARKSAASMLSGKKPVHAAPVIKKGGTVKTIVGKKGDAVGQSKAVGSIEPENVEPAEMSLEEIETRLGCLLHADTVSQLKSSVWKERLEAIVSLKQQVEGLKEIDQSAEFLIRLLCVVPGWGEKNVQVQQQVIEIITHIASSVTKFPKRCVVLCLLGISERVADIKTRAHAMKCLTTFSEAVGPGFIFERLYKIMKEHKNPKVLSEGILWMVSAVEDFGVSHLKLKDLIDFCKDTGLQSSAAATRNATIKLIGSLHKFVGPDIKGFLVDVKPALLSTLDAEYEKNPFEGASAAPRKTVKASDSALSMSAVGLDGLPREDISGKITPTLLKNLSSSDWKVRLESIESVNKILEEANKRIQPTGMGELFAALRGRLCDSNKNLIMATLATLGGVASAMGPAVEKASKGILSDVLKCLGDNKKHMRECTLNTLDSWVAAVHLDKMVPYVTAALTEAKLGAEGRKDLFDWLTKQLSGSSDSSDAFNLLKPAASAMTDKSSDVRKAAEACLGEILRVCGPEAVSKNIKDLHGPALALVLERLKPSGALQDSYDSVRGIPTTLTSKTSSKVGKSSSNGCVDRVSKHGSRAISSRAIPAKVSRLDSIASVHDLSIQSQALLNIKDSNKEDRERMVVRRFKFEEPRLEQIQDLESDIMKYFREDLHRRLLSTDFKKQVDGLEMLQKALPSIGKEIIELLDIFLRWFVLRFCESNTTCLLKVLEFLPELFDMLKDEGCTLTEAEAAIFLPCFIEKSGHNIEKVREKMRELAKQIVQLYSASKTFAYVLEGLRSKNNRTRIECVDLIGFLIDHHGPEIGGQLKSLQLVASLTSERDGEIRKAALNTLATAYKNLGEDVWRYVGKLSDAQRSMLDDRFKWKAREMEKRKEGKPGEARAALRRSVRDNGLDVAEQSGEVLARSISAPIFSRENIVHSEPYVERHQFSRSMASANGPSDWNEALHIISVGSPEESVEGMKVVCHELAQATSEPESSALDDLIKDADRLVACLATKVAKTFDFSLGGASSRSCKYVLNTLMQTFQNKRLAHAVNESTLDTLITELLLWLLDERVPLMDDGSQLLKALNVLMLKILDNAERTSSFVVLIKLLRPLDPSRWPSPASNETFAARNQKFSDLVVKCLIKLTKVLQSTIFDVDLDRILQSIHLYLQELGMEEIRRRAGADDKPLRMVKTVLHELVKLRGTAIKGHLSMVPIDMEPQPIILAYIDLNLQTLAAARMLTPTGPVGQTHWGDSTAHNPSPATHSADAQLKQELAAIFKKIGDKQTSAIGLHELYRITQLYPQVDIFAQLQNASDAFRTYIRDGLAQVERNAAAGRTPSSLPMSTPPPVSLSLSSPKLAPLSPVHTHSLNDAKSVNVKIESTDQSLPSALAEVDRAGNVISLRAPTFPHPELRQHVGDERNDRYPSGVIAVTSGTLDAIRERMKSIQLTAAAGNQESTNKTSMYMNGNETHELQNQIPHGSAPVDAEDSTQTAVLPMDERALSGLQARMERLKSGTLEPL; translated from the exons ATGTCAGAAGACGAGAAATTGTTAAAGGAAGCGAAGAAGCTACCATGGGAAGATCGTTTGTTACATAAAAATTGGAAGGTTAGGAATGATGCGAATATCGACCTTGCTGGTCTCTGCGATTCATTTACTGATCCTAAGGATCCACGTCTCAGGGAATTTG GTCATTTTTTTAAGAAGACGGTTGCTGATTCCAATGCTCCTGTACAAGAGAAGGCTCTTGATGCCCTAATTGCATTCTTACGAGCTGCAGATGCCGATGCTGGAAG ATTTGCCAAAGAAATATGTGACGCAATTATTGCCAAATGCCTCACTGGTCGGCCCAAGACAGTGGAGAAGGCTCAGATGGTTTTCATGCTTTGGGTGGAGTTGGAGGCCACAGAAGTGTTCCTG GATACTATGGAGaaagcaattaaaaataaagttccTAAAGCAGTTGTGCCAGCTATTGATGTCATGTTTCAAGCCCTTAG TGAATTTGGTGCAAAAGTTGTTCCACCCAAAAGAATTTTGAAGATGCTTCCTGAACTTTTTGACCACCAAGACCAAAATGTTCGTGCATCTTCTAAAGGGTTGACACTTGAGCTTTGCCGCTGGATTGGAAAAGACCCTGTGAAATCGATCCTGTTTGAGAAGATGCGGGATACTATG AAAAAAGAGCTGGATGCGGAGCTTGTCAATGTCACTGGTGCAGCTAAGCCAACCCGCAAAATTAG ATCTGAACAAGACAAGGAACTAGAGCCGGAGGTTGCATCTGAAGTTGTGGGCCCTGGCCCATCTGAAGAATCTGCAGCTGATG TTCCTCAGGAAATAGATGAATATGAACTCGTTGATCCAGTTGATATTTTGACCCCATTGGAGAAGTCAGGCTTTTGGGATGGAGTG AAAGCTACCAAATGGATTGAGAGGAAGGAGGCTGTTGCAGAGCTTACAAAACTTGCGTCAACGAAAAGAATAGCTCCTGGTGATTTCACTGAAGTCTGTCGGACGCTTAAGAAG cTTATCATAGATGTGAACATAGCTGTTGCAGTTGAGGCAATCCAAGCTGTTGGGAATCTGGCTAGGGGTTTGAGGACTCATTTTTCTGGGAGTTCACGCTTCCTTTTGCCAGTTTTACTC GaaaaattgaaagagaagaaaccGACCCTTGCAGATGCACTTACTCAAACGCTACAGGCAATGCACAAGGCTGGCTGCCTAACCCTTGTTGATGTCGTAGAAG ATGTTAGAACTGCAGTGAAAAATAAAGTTCCACTTGTCCGCTCCTTAACCTTGAACTGGGTGACTTTCTGTATTGAGACAAGCAATAAAGCTGTTGTTCTTAAGTTGCATAAAGATTACGTCCCCTTATGTATGGAG TGCCTGAACGATGGAACCCCAGAAGTGAGGGATGCCTCATTTTCTGCTTTGGCTGCGATTGCTAAG TTGGTTGGTATGAGACCCTTGGAAAAATCTCTGGAGAAACTTGATGAggtgagaaagaaaaaactagCTGACATGATTGGAAGTtcaggtggtggtggtggtggactTCCAAGTACGGGCTCAG CAGCTGCTGCTTCGATTTCGAGTGGGAGCATCTCATCATCTATG GCCATCGAGAGTTCATTTGCTAGAAAATCTGCGGCAAGCATGCTTAGTGGGAAGAAACCTGTCCATGCAGCT CCGGTCATTAAAAAGGGTGGGACAGTTAAAACAATAGTTGGCAAGAAGGGTGATGCTGTTGGACAGTCAAAGGCTGTGGGGTCAATTGAACCTGAAAATGTTGAG CCAGCAGAAATGAGTCTTGAAGAAATCGAAACCAGATTAGGTTGCCTTCTCCATGCAGATACGGTATCTCAACTGAAGAGTAGTGTGTGGAAGGAGAGGCTTGAAG CAATTGTCTCTCTGAAGCAGCAGGTAGAAGGTCTTAAAGAGATTGACCAGTCAGCAGAGTTTTTGATTCGTTTATTATGTGTCGTTCCTGGGTGGGGTGAGAAAAATGTTCAG GTCCAACAACAGGTTATTGAAATTATTACTCACATTGCTTCATCAGTGACTAAATTTCCGAAACGATGTGTTGTATTGTGCCTTCTAG GTATAAGTGAACGGGTGGCTGATATTAAGACCCGTGCTCATGCGATGAAGTGTTTGACTACTTTCTCTGAAGCAGTGGGTCCAGGATTCATTTTTGAAAGA CTTTACAAAATCATGAAAGAGCACAAGAATCCCAAGGTTCTTAGTGAGGGCATTTTGTGGATGGTTTCTGCGGTTGAGGACTTTGGCGTTTCACATTTAAAGCTTAAG GATTTAATTGATTTCTGCAAGGATACAGGTCTTCAGTCGAGTGCCGCTGCCACTAGAAACGCAACCATAAAGCTTATTGGTTCACTGCATAAGTTTGTTGGTCCAG ATATTAAAGGGTTTCTTGTGGATGTCAAGCCCGCACTTCTTAGTACACTTGATGCTGAGTATGAGAAAAATCCATTTGAG GGGGCATCAGCAGCTCCAAGAAAAACTGTTAAGGCGTCGGACTCTGCTTTGTCTATGTCTGCTGTTGGATTGGATGGCCTGCCTCGTGAGGATATTAGTGGGAAAATCACGCCTACTCTACTGAAGAACTTGAGTAGTTCTGATTGGAAG GTCCGTTTGGAATCTATTGAATCAgtcaataaaattttagaagaagCCAACAAACGCATTCAACCGACTGGAATGG GGGAGTTATTTGCTGCTCTTAGAGGCCGTCTATGTGACAGTAACAAAAATTTAATAATGGCAACCTTAGCCACCCTTGGTGGTGTTGCGTCTGCTATGGGTCCAGCTGTTGAGAAGGCAAGCAAG GGAATTCTCTCTGATGTTTTGAAATGCCTCGGTGACAATAAAAAGCATATGAGAGAGTGCACTCTGAATACCTTGGATTCCTGGGTTGCTGCTGTTCATCTTGATAAGATG GTTCCATACGTTACGGCTGCATTGACTGAGGCCAAGCTTGGTGCGGAAGGGCGAAAGGATCTTTTTGATTGGTTAACCAAACAACTTTCTGGATCAAGTGATTCATCTGATGCCTTTAACTTGCTGAAGCCAGCTGCCTCTGCTATGACG GACAAATCGTCAGATGTTCGGAAAGCAGCAGAAGCATGCCTTGGCGAAATTCTGAGAGTTTGTGGACCGGAAGCT GTGTCCAAGAATATAAAGGATTTACATGGACCTGCTTTGGCTCTGGTTCTTGAACGTTTAAAACCATCTGGGGCTCTCCAAG ATTCCTATGATTCAGTGAGAGGAATTCCAACTACGCTAACATCTAAAACTAGCTCAAAGGTTGGAAAATCTAGTTCAAATGGTTGTGTTGATCGTGTGTCAAAGCATGGCAGCAGAGCTATTTCTTCG AGAGCTATTCCTGCAAAAGTTTCAAGGTTAGATTCCATTGCGTCTGTCCATGATCTTTCTATCCAGTCTCAGGCTTTGTTAAATATCAAAGACTCAAACAAG GAAGATAGGGAGAGAATGGTTGTACGCCGATTCAAATTTGAAGAGCCACGATTGGAGCAGATTCAAGATCTTGAG AGTGATATTATGAAGTATTTTAGAGAAGATCTACATAGGCGGCTGCTGAGCACAGATTTTAAGAAACAAGTTGATGGGCTTGAGATGTTACAAAAG GCACTCCCATCCATTGGAAAAGAAATAATTGAGCTTCTGGACATATTTTTGCGGTGGTTTGTTTTGCGGTTCTGTGAGTCAAACACGACATGTCTTCTGAAG GTCTTGGAGTTTCTTCCTGAACTTTTTGATATGTTGAAAGATGAGGGTTGTACTCTTACTGAAGCAGAAGCAGCCATTTTTCTTCCATGCTTCATAGAGAAG TCTGGACATAACATTGAGAAAGTACGGGAAAAAATGCGGGAACTTGCGAAACAAATTGTTCAATTATATTCAGCAAGCAAGACTTTTGCGTATGTATTGGAGGGTTTGCGCTCTAAAAACAATCGAACTCGGATAGAATGTGTTGATCTTATTGGTTTTCTAATTGATCATCATGGACCTGAG ATAGGTGGACAATTAAAGTCCTTGCAGCTTGTTGCTAGCTTGACATCTGAACGAGATGGTGAAATTCGGAAAGCTGCTCTTAATACTCTCGCCACTGCATACAAAAATCTTG GAGAGGACGTGTGGAGGTATGTCGGGAAGCTGTCTGATGCTCAGAGAAGCATGTTGGATGATAGATTTAAGTGGAAG GCCcgtgagatggagaaaaggaaggaagGGAAACCAGGGGAAGCTAGAGCTGCTTTGAGGCGTTCTGTTAGGGACAATGG GCTAGATGTAGCGGAGCAGAGTGGGGAAGTTCTTGCACGCTCTATTTCGGCCCCAATCTTTTCAAG GGAAAACATTGTTCATTCTGAACCTTACGTGGAGAGGCATCAATTCAGCCGTTCAATGGCTAGTGCAAATGGCCCATCAGACTGGAACGAGGCTCTGCATATCATCTCAGTTGGCTCCCCTGAAGAG TCGGTCGAGGGTATGAAAGTGGTTTGTCATGAGTTGGCACAGGCTACTAGCGAACCTGAAAGCAGTGCATTGGATGATCTGATCAAAGATGCAGATAGACTTGTTGCATGCCTGGCAACCAAG GTGGCCAAGAcctttgatttcagtttgggtGGAGCTTCCTCAAGGTCATGTAAATATGTCTTGAACACACTCATGCAG ACTTTCCAGAATAAAAGGCTTGCCCATGCTGTGAATGAGAGTACACTTGATACCCTTATCACTGAACTTCTGCTTTGGCTTTTAGATGAAAGAGTTCCACTTATGGATGATGGTAGTCAGCTTCTAAAAGCATTGAATGTTCTGATGCTCAAGATTCTG GACAATGCAGAACGCACATCATCATTCGTTGTTCTGATTAAACTATTGCGCCCGTTGGACCCCTCAAGATGGCCATCACCTGCATCAAATGAGACCTTTGCGGCAAGAAATCAGAAGTTCTCAGATCTAGTTGTGAAATGCCTTATCAAACTGACCAAA GTTCTTCAGAGCACAATCTTTGATGTTGACCTTGACCGTATCCTTCAAAGCATCCATTTGTACCTACAGGAATTAGGGATGGAAGAAATCCGGAGGAG AGCTGGTGCTGATGACAAACCTTTGCGAATGGTCAAAACTGTTCTGCATGAACTAGTTAAACTTCGTGGGACAGCAATAAAGGGTCATCTTTCCATGGTTCCTATAGACATGGAACCTCAACCTATTATTCTTGCCTACATTGACCTTAATCTGCAG ACACTTGCTGCAGCTAGGATGTTGACCCCCACTGGCCCTGTTGGTCAAACTCATTGGGGCGATTCTACAGCACACAATCCATCACCTGCCACTCATTCTGCAGATGCTCAATTGAAG CAAGAACTTGCTGCGATATTCAAGAAAATAGGAGACAAGCAAACATCGGCAATTGGTCTCCATGAATTGTACCGCATTACCCAACTGTATCCTCAG GTTGATATATTTGCTCAGCTCCAGAATGCAAGTGATGCATTTCGCACATACATCAGAGATGGATTAGCTCAG GTGGAAAGGAATGCAGCTGCTGGGAGGACACCTTCAAGTCTGCCAATGTCAACTCCTCCCCCAgtttctctttccctctcatCCCCGAAATTAGCTCCATTATCACCTGTACATACACATAGCCTGAATGACGCCAAGTCGGTAAATGTGAAGATTGAATCCACAGATCAGAGTCTGccttcggctttggctgaagTGGACAGGGCAGGTAATGTTATTTCTTTAAGAGCACCAACATTTCCTCATCCAGAGTTGAGGCAACATGTTGGGGATGAGAGGAATGACAGATATCCATCTGGAG TAATTGCAGTAACCAGTGGGACTTTGGATGCAATCAGAGAAAGGATGAAGAGCATTCAGCTAACTGCTGCTGCAGGGAACCAAGAATCCACAAATAAGACATCAATGTACATGAATGGTAATGAAACCCATGAACTCCAGAATCAGATTCCTCATGGATCGGCCCCTGTTGATGCCGAAGATTCCACTCAAACTGCGGTCCTCCCTATGGACGAGAGGGCACTCTCTGGCCTTCAAGCCCGTATGGAAAGACTCAAAAGTGGGACACTTGAACCCCTGTAA